In Mongoliitalea daihaiensis, one DNA window encodes the following:
- a CDS encoding porin has product MRRQFAVMGMILFTFFTGTFARGASEDSLSTGETKPVAIKKHWTETIQLRGYMQMRYNGLLETNPNLQCAQCDRSWGGDGGFFFRRIRLIFYGQIHERIYLYFQPDFASDGKNLGQIRDAYFDLGLDAKQEFRLRIGQSKVPFGFENLQSSQNRIPLDRNDGLNSAVANERDIGVMFYYAPTEIRKRFSYLVSSGLKGSGDYGVFGLGIYNGQTANQPERNGSMHVVSRLTYPWELPSGQFVEASFQGYTGKFVINRAVASDINQTEFSEYRYGPSFVLYPQPFGLQAEFNWGRGPEYNPETNDIEDAPIRGGYMMATYMLKTEKDVFIPFTRYHYYKGGKKHELDATRHRVNELEFGVEWQPNRAFELVAMYTISDRTFENSLNPNNRQAGSLLRLQAQVNF; this is encoded by the coding sequence ATGCGGAGACAATTCGCAGTGATGGGTATGATCCTATTCACTTTCTTCACAGGCACTTTTGCAAGGGGTGCCAGTGAAGACTCGCTGTCCACAGGGGAAACCAAACCTGTGGCAATCAAAAAGCATTGGACCGAGACCATACAGTTAAGGGGCTATATGCAAATGCGTTACAATGGACTGTTGGAAACCAACCCCAACCTTCAATGTGCGCAGTGTGACCGCTCTTGGGGTGGTGATGGGGGTTTTTTCTTCCGCCGTATCCGATTGATTTTTTATGGACAAATCCATGAGCGCATCTACCTATATTTCCAACCTGACTTTGCCTCCGATGGAAAAAATTTGGGCCAAATCCGGGATGCCTACTTTGATTTGGGTTTGGATGCCAAGCAGGAATTTCGTTTGAGAATAGGGCAGTCAAAAGTTCCTTTTGGATTTGAAAACCTCCAATCCAGTCAAAATCGTATTCCACTAGACCGAAATGATGGATTAAATTCTGCTGTTGCCAATGAACGAGATATTGGGGTGATGTTTTACTACGCTCCTACTGAAATACGCAAGCGTTTTAGTTACTTGGTGTCCTCCGGATTGAAAGGCTCTGGTGATTATGGGGTTTTCGGATTGGGAATTTACAATGGTCAGACGGCCAATCAGCCAGAACGTAATGGTTCCATGCACGTAGTTTCCCGACTAACCTATCCTTGGGAGTTGCCTAGTGGACAGTTTGTAGAAGCTTCCTTTCAAGGGTATACAGGAAAATTTGTCATTAACCGTGCGGTTGCATCTGATATCAACCAAACAGAGTTTTCAGAATACCGTTATGGGCCAAGTTTTGTGTTGTACCCACAACCCTTTGGCTTGCAGGCCGAATTCAACTGGGGAAGAGGCCCTGAGTATAATCCAGAAACCAATGATATTGAAGACGCACCTATCCGTGGGGGCTATATGATGGCAACCTACATGCTGAAAACGGAAAAAGATGTCTTTATCCCATTTACCCGTTACCATTACTACAAAGGCGGTAAAAAGCATGAATTGGATGCTACCAGACATCGGGTAAACGAACTGGAATTTGGAGTTGAATGGCAACCTAATAGAGCCTTTGAATTGGTAGCCATGTACACCATCTCCGATCGAACATTTGAAAATTCACTCAATCCGAATAACCGTCAAGCGGGAAGTCTATTGCGCTTGCAGGCACAGGTGAATTTTTAG
- the hemB gene encoding porphobilinogen synthase: protein MHRRPRRNRKSQAIRNMVEETRLSVKDFIFPLFLVDGVNQKIEVSSMPGIYRFSLDLMLKEIEECMNLGICAFDIFPAYPDARKDTFATESYNPETFYLKAIHTIKSTFPEAVVMTDVAMDPYSSDGHDGLVQNGKILNDETLEILGKMSLAQAQAGADILGPSDMMDGRVGYIRSVLDEHGYTDVSIMSYTAKYASAFYGPFRDALDSAPKMGDKKTYQMDPANYYEALIEADLDTEEGADFLMVKPALAYLDVIRLLKDNSNLPIAAYNVSGEYAMIKASAERGWIDGERAMLESLLSIKRAGANVILSYFAKEFGLLEK from the coding sequence ATGCATAGAAGACCGAGAAGAAACCGCAAGTCGCAGGCTATCCGTAACATGGTAGAAGAAACCAGGCTTTCGGTTAAAGATTTTATTTTCCCCTTGTTTTTAGTGGATGGAGTCAACCAAAAGATTGAAGTTTCCTCCATGCCGGGAATTTACCGATTTTCCTTGGACTTGATGTTGAAGGAAATAGAGGAATGCATGAATCTCGGAATATGCGCCTTTGATATTTTCCCTGCGTATCCCGATGCAAGAAAAGATACATTCGCTACGGAAAGTTACAATCCGGAGACTTTTTACTTAAAAGCCATTCATACCATCAAATCCACCTTTCCCGAGGCGGTAGTGATGACCGATGTGGCCATGGATCCCTACAGTTCGGATGGACATGATGGACTAGTCCAGAATGGAAAAATCCTGAACGATGAGACACTTGAAATTTTAGGCAAAATGTCTTTGGCACAGGCACAGGCAGGTGCTGATATCCTAGGTCCTTCCGATATGATGGATGGGCGCGTTGGTTACATTCGAAGTGTCCTGGATGAACATGGTTACACCGATGTGTCCATTATGTCCTATACAGCCAAATACGCCTCTGCATTTTATGGCCCTTTCCGGGATGCCTTGGATTCTGCACCAAAGATGGGGGATAAAAAAACTTACCAAATGGATCCTGCCAATTACTATGAAGCCTTGATTGAGGCAGATTTGGATACGGAGGAAGGTGCTGATTTTTTGATGGTCAAGCCTGCCCTAGCCTACTTGGATGTCATTCGCTTACTCAAAGACAACTCCAATCTACCCATAGCTGCTTACAATGTCAGCGGTGAATATGCCATGATCAAAGCCTCCGCCGAGCGTGGCTGGATCGATGGAGAACGGGCCATGCTGGAAAGCCTCCTCAGTATCAAGCGCGCCGGGGCGAATGTGATTTTGAGTTATTTTGCCAAGGAATTTGGGTTGTTGGAGAAGTAA
- a CDS encoding TlpA family protein disulfide reductase: MIRLFSFVVMLFFSSAILPIEQPRNEFKEQLNQFLKSAEQPLIQDGEAVIINVWATWCGPCIKEIPELNELVEKYKDQGIRFLAFTNETTAVYDAFLKKRADFTFDYEMSFANNQAIAFINTFDKQYQGRAIPLHILVDRDGNAEAFVGASPTNTQRIEAFVKKQVKRN; encoded by the coding sequence ATGATACGCTTATTTTCTTTTGTCGTCATGCTGTTCTTTTCAAGTGCCATACTGCCTATAGAGCAACCCAGAAATGAATTTAAAGAACAGCTTAATCAATTTTTAAAAAGTGCCGAACAACCTTTGATACAAGATGGGGAGGCAGTGATTATCAACGTGTGGGCAACTTGGTGCGGGCCATGTATCAAGGAAATTCCTGAATTGAATGAACTTGTGGAGAAATACAAAGACCAAGGAATACGTTTCTTGGCATTCACCAATGAAACAACGGCTGTATATGATGCTTTTTTGAAGAAAAGAGCTGACTTTACATTTGATTATGAGATGAGTTTTGCTAATAATCAAGCTATTGCCTTTATCAATACCTTTGACAAACAATACCAAGGAAGAGCGATTCCTTTGCATATTTTGGTGGACCGGGACGGAAATGCAGAAGCCTTTGTAGGCGCATCCCCTACCAATACCCAACGAATCGAAGCATTTGTCAAAAAACAGGTAAAAAGAAACTAA
- the rocD gene encoding ornithine--oxo-acid transaminase has product MMETINSSKQAIALEDKYGAHNYHPLPVVLSKGEGVYLWDVEGKKYYDFLSAYSAVNQGHCHPRIKDALIEQAGTLTLTSRAFYNDVLGPFEKYITEYFGFDKVLPMNTGAEGVETAIKIARKWGYEKKGVAEGQAKIIVAEQNFHGRTSTIISFSSDANARKNFGPYMVGFERIPYDNVAALEKALEDPSVVAFLVEPIQGEAGVYTPAEDYLRKSAEACRAKNVLFIADEIQTGIARTGSLLAVCGNCTCERHCERQASYTKPDILILGKAISGGFYPVSAVLADDHIMDVIKPGTHGSTFGGNPLGAKVAIAALEVVRDEQLALNARKLGNIFRERMQLLVDKYTILKLVRGKGLLNAVVVNDSPDSSTAWDMCMKLAENGLLAKPTHGNIIRFAPPLVMTEEQLHDCCDIIEKVVKEFEK; this is encoded by the coding sequence ATGATGGAAACAATAAACTCAAGCAAACAAGCCATTGCACTGGAAGACAAGTACGGAGCCCACAATTACCATCCGCTGCCTGTAGTTCTTTCCAAAGGTGAAGGAGTCTACTTATGGGACGTAGAAGGTAAAAAATACTACGACTTCTTGTCTGCTTACTCTGCGGTCAATCAAGGTCACTGCCATCCACGCATCAAGGATGCACTGATTGAGCAAGCAGGAACTTTGACACTCACTTCTCGAGCTTTTTATAACGATGTCTTAGGACCATTTGAAAAATATATCACCGAGTACTTTGGCTTTGACAAAGTACTTCCGATGAATACTGGTGCTGAAGGTGTAGAAACAGCCATCAAAATCGCCCGTAAATGGGGGTATGAGAAAAAAGGAGTTGCTGAGGGGCAAGCAAAAATCATTGTAGCCGAACAAAATTTCCATGGAAGAACCTCCACGATAATTTCTTTCTCATCCGATGCCAATGCCCGTAAGAATTTCGGTCCTTACATGGTGGGTTTTGAGCGCATTCCTTATGATAATGTGGCTGCTTTGGAAAAAGCCTTAGAAGACCCATCTGTTGTGGCATTTTTGGTAGAGCCTATCCAAGGAGAAGCAGGCGTATACACCCCCGCAGAAGACTACTTGCGTAAATCAGCCGAAGCATGCCGTGCTAAAAATGTATTGTTTATCGCTGATGAAATCCAAACAGGCATTGCCCGAACAGGTTCTTTATTGGCAGTCTGTGGAAATTGTACGTGTGAAAGACACTGCGAAAGACAAGCAAGCTATACCAAACCGGATATTTTGATTCTTGGAAAAGCTATTTCAGGAGGATTTTATCCAGTATCAGCAGTGCTAGCGGATGACCACATCATGGATGTTATCAAACCTGGAACACATGGTTCTACCTTTGGAGGAAATCCACTGGGTGCAAAAGTTGCGATCGCCGCCCTTGAAGTCGTGCGTGATGAGCAATTGGCATTGAATGCTCGCAAACTGGGGAACATCTTCCGTGAGCGCATGCAGCTATTGGTAGATAAGTATACGATTCTGAAACTTGTCAGAGGCAAGGGCTTGCTCAACGCTGTGGTGGTGAATGATAGCCCGGATAGCAGTACAGCATGGGACATGTGTATGAAATTAGCCGAAAATGGATTATTGGCTAAACCTACCCATGGAAACATCATCCGTTTTGCTCCACCTTTGGTCATGACCGAAGAGCAGTTGCACGATTGCTGTGATATCATTGAAAAAGTGGTTAAGGAGTTTGAGAAATAA
- a CDS encoding HAD family hydrolase codes for MLQAVIFDMDGVICHTNPFHSIAFQEFFAKRDLYPTEEEFKDHMYGKNNSYILSHFLGRKIEGEELAILEEEKESLFRKIYQSQITPISGFLPFFHSLKKTGIPTGVGTSAPMANMEMIIKSLGIQSQMESMLASEDVSKHKPDPEVYLKSAQKLGASPASCIVFEDSFSGVTAALNAGMKVVGVLSSHKKDELPPCDIYISSYEELEIPQLVGLFETE; via the coding sequence ATGCTCCAAGCCGTAATTTTCGATATGGATGGCGTTATCTGCCACACCAATCCTTTCCATTCTATTGCTTTCCAAGAGTTTTTTGCCAAACGTGATCTGTATCCTACAGAAGAGGAGTTCAAAGACCACATGTATGGCAAAAATAACTCCTACATCTTAAGCCATTTTTTAGGTAGAAAAATTGAAGGGGAGGAATTAGCTATCTTAGAAGAGGAAAAAGAAAGCCTGTTTCGAAAAATTTACCAATCACAAATAACCCCTATTTCCGGGTTTTTGCCATTTTTTCATAGCCTTAAAAAAACAGGTATCCCAACAGGAGTAGGTACTTCTGCACCGATGGCCAATATGGAAATGATCATAAAAAGTTTAGGCATTCAATCACAGATGGAGTCCATGCTGGCAAGCGAAGATGTAAGCAAACACAAGCCCGACCCTGAAGTGTACCTGAAATCTGCTCAAAAATTGGGTGCAAGTCCAGCATCATGTATTGTCTTTGAAGACTCTTTCTCGGGCGTTACCGCAGCCTTGAATGCTGGCATGAAAGTCGTTGGTGTATTGTCCTCGCACAAAAAAGATGAGCTCCCCCCTTGTGACATTTACATTTCGTCCTATGAAGAATTGGAGATTCCCCAGCTTGTGGGCTTGTTTGAGACAGAATAA